A window of Glycine soja cultivar W05 chromosome 13, ASM419377v2, whole genome shotgun sequence genomic DNA:
CACCAAagcacatacatatatatatattaattgagaAGGTGCGAGGCAAGCCAAGAGAAGCTTCACCTTAACGTCAATGGTCAATCTCTCTTTAGCATTCACGCCTGTCTTCTTTTTCGTTCTGTGATTTTTTGTTAAGTATTTTTACTGAGTTCTGTCATCTTATTGACAAACCTACTAAGTGGAAAAAATTAatgtacttattttttttaagcaaaagtGATTTAGTATTAATAATCTGTATCACAAGGAGTGTACAGAGAAGTTGCAACATGTACAATAACACTGAAGTTCAGTGTAAAAGCCAACTGACAAAGCACTAATTCTCACTCACATGTTGACAGCGGCCTCCTAATAAGTGATTTAGTATCAAACTCAATTACCATCAATAACGCACCAGCACCGACTCATTCTTGTTCCCAACACACTTACATACACGGAAGCAATAAAATACTCCCCTGaaataagatatattttaaaatatttaaaattagaatatatatatatatatatatatatatatatatatataaaagataatgcaaagctataaaaaaataaggcatgcataacataaattttttaaaaattctttcggtccaaatataaaataaaataaacacttcTCTAAATGGCAACGGTAATAGCAATAATGCAAAATGGAATAACCTTATTCTGAAAACAAATTTACATAATGCATTTCGCATGCGACATTTTAGACTTTTGTATGCTTTCAGATGGCTTGTGTATATGATTAACCATTAACTTAAAAATAGTTGTCAATTAAATTAGTTAGGATAGAAGTTGCATATAATAGGGAGAAGATAAAAAATCATCAGTAAGTGGATTGAATCAACAAGCTGAATTTaatccattttcatgtttagttaATTTAACTGTCTCATGTATGACCATTCAAAATCAGATACTCTTGCCGTCCAAGTAGCATCAAGAAGAATATCGGAAGACTTGATATGTCTGTGAATAATAGATGAATCTGCATAGTTATGAGtgtttaacttaattttgtgTTATTTATGTTACAAATGTAGTAAAGCAAAGGTTGTTTATATAAGCAACAGTGCTTATATAAACAATTTCATGTCATATGCtacattagaaaaaataaaaaagaagcaacATTACTTAAAGTAAAACAAGTCATGTAAGCACTCTCCTTAGATATATACTCTAGGAGCACTATTTGAAAGGCGATAATAACAAGTGCAATAATTGCTAACACGAATACCCCAAATATAGACTgacaaaatgataattttgacaaaaacatTAGCATGATCATACACATAAATTTGTATCTGCTTCATTCAAAATTTTCACTAATTCTCCAGCCAAAATAGCAGGCACTGCAAAGTCAACCACACTTAAGGGGTAGGTGTCTCCACATTCGCCATACATGAATATAGGTGTCTTTCCCGTTAAAAGTTCAATACACATCAATCTTTTCTGGAAACCAATTTGTTCGAATGTAAGGTATCCAAAGGTTCCCATTACTAAATCATCGCAGCGATTTTCTGGAACTATGTATGACAATTCATGATCCGATACTCTTGCCGTCCAAGTAGCATCAAGAAGAATTGGAAGACTTGATATCTCTGCGGATAAATTTGGAGGGGccaaaatagttaaaattatattgtataaattaaaaataaaaatataactttaacgTCCGCTTTATTTGCTAAAATAGTTCAAATAGTTAACAAATATTTCCGTTcaatgtttgatgtttgatttgaaaaaaaattatgagacaACTAAAAATAATCAGAGATGAGGgtagaacaaaaattaattcaatttttcgTATTGTATCGTTATTTCGAATTcacattatcaattaattaaaaaaacttttataatgatattaattgaaatttacatTATCTATAATAACCAACAAccttattatttgtttattttaaattcatgttaTCTACTACCTTGTCATGTcagatatttcaaatttttattatcattcataaaatataataataataatagaaattctATTAAGATAACTAATATTAACATGTGATGAGCGAGGGTTATGCTTATATTATTATGCATGTGTTGTCCATTGTTAATCAAAAGTTGTGTGACTTAGCTCTCAATAAGGATTAAGAAGACatcttttttgttaaaatgtaaGGATTAAAACTTTTAACCTTGATTCTGGTTATTGTATTCGTTTTAGAAAAGGGGTTTTCTCAATGAAAAATTGTAGATGAGTTCTACAAATCATTATTTTGAGACGTTCTCGAAGGATTCAAGAAAGACTTAGGGAAGACAAGGGTTGTCTTGTTTTGTGGTCTGATTATAAAGAATTTACAATATTTACTGAAAATTTCAACATGTTTTGTTGAAGACTAGACATAGATCACATTGATAATGATCGAACTTTGTTTCATTTCTCTCTAACCCTTAACTCTTTTATTCTCTGACCAATGCTTATGTATCTTGATTCTTATGAACTGACatcataaaaaattcatatatgaaACATTTGTATTGCATAAATCATTCTCTCTGAATCACAAAAATCTAAATCAAATGTGAAAAATCTTGTaagaaaattgtttaatttggtctaaaattttatatatccaATTCATCCCTCTCTGTATCCTTGTCCTATGCATTTCTATACATCCCGCAACTCATCCCAGATAACTGCAACATATCTCCATTCTGGAGTGGGAGTTTAATTATGAGATACATATCTGGAAAGATGGAAAGAAGAGGTGATTAACATTTTAACAGCATAGTTTGggaatttcttttttcctttttggttaatcgtttttatactttttaaaaagtgtgttaaacttaaacatttaaaaaaaaaattgtctcaaaataaataagtaactcGAATCACTATAATTTATAACCCATTAGACTCTAAGACCCATCAGCTCATGGCATTTAACTTCAGCACATGCTGATTTGCTAGTACTGTGCAAGAGACAAAATCATTCTTGAATTATCTGCTTCATAAATAAGAGCAAATTGAAAGACCGTGTCCTCAAGATATATACTACATTAGGAAAGCACAGAGCCACAGGCTGGTCAATTCAAAGCTTGTGGGCGAGTCATTGCACAATCCCTTTAGTGTAATCAAGAAGCAATTAATATGCATTAATCTATCCGCTGTTTAATTTGGTGTTTCGTTGCCTTCCGTCAAAAATGTGCCCAACGTCAACGTGGAAGTCAGCAACGACAtttcaaagagaaacaaaagTAGAAGTCCACTTGTGATAGGGGACCATTGTTAGAATGGTGAAAGGGATTAGCTATAGTGCCTGCATCCTCAAAACTTTCTCAAATGAGACAGCAACTTCAGTGTTTTTCATGCTCTATAAGTCAAACTTCTTATTCACTTTCTTCAGCAACGTTCCCCACATGCCCAACCAATGTTGGGTTCACATTGTAAACTCTTAGTAGCTTCCTACTCACTTCCTAGTAgggtgtgcaaaaaaaaaaaaaaactgactcAGATTGTAACAGaactaatcaaattaatttttttaattaatttcaggaAAAAAGAatgcattattttataaaattaatttgattaactgaaatatttttatataaccaGTTCAATTAATTGAActgattttcatttaaatatgtttttatttgaaaaaaactagttaaaaatcaattcaatttagaattaatattttaaaatcagttCGATTTTAAATcagttttcaaattaatttgactatttgaatataaaattaaatcggttaaaataatttaaaaccagttggattcaatttttttattgaactaaTTTTTGTGCACCCTTATTTTCTAGTCTGAATGGGACCAAATAAGTGCAAGTTTATCAAACTACATTCTCCCACTACCCACTGTATgtataaacataaatatttttacataacaATCATCAATGCTCTAATAGATAATTACTACTTAGTTCCTTCCTATTGAATCCTAAGGTCGACTAATTAAAAGGAGATAATAACAAGTGCAATAAATGCTAACGAATACCCCAAATTTAGAAagacaaaatgaaaattttgacaAAGATAGTAGCATGGATCATACACGCATAAACATGCATCAGGCATTAATAATACTCTAATATGTCATGAAATGTGCAAATACGTTGTGAAAAATTGAATTGCCAAAATTGTGTGTAAATGTTAGATGATTTACATATAGTCGTAAATAGATCATATTTCGCGAAATTCTATAATCTGCAATACTACTGCGTAATGTTAGATGGTTTTCCTAATCTTTACAAGGCAGGGTATTTCCAATATAACACCAGAAAAAATCAATTCAGTTATGAAATTGAGAAAGAATCAATAAGAATTcacaaaattttcaatattttgttcCCTTTCCCGGGGTTGGACAATATCATTCTGAAACAACAGAGATAGTACCGCTGGAAGTGCTGTCATGGCTACTCTCACAAATAGCCAAAGCCCTCTCCAAATTGGCCACAATGTCAGCCATGGTTGGTCTATCTTTCCCTTCCAAATTGACACAATGAATGGCTGTATAGGCCACTAATTCCACTGCCTCGGCCTCATTCACATCGGGTGGTCCAACCCTTGGATCCAAAATTTTCACTAATTCTCCGGCCAAAATAGCAGGCACTGCAAAGTCCACCACACTCAATGGGGTGCCTCCATCTTCTCCATACTTGAATATAGCTCTCTTTCCCGTTAAAAGTTCAAGCAATACAACTCCAAGCCCATACACATCACTCTTTGCTGTCAACACATTTAGACCATAGTACTCAGGATCAATATATCCAACTGTTCCCGCTGCCTTCATTGGTCGGTGATCACGGTCAGGTTCTGGACTCATCAAAGACAATCCAAAATCAGATACTCTTGCCGTCCAAGTAGCATCAAGAAGAATGTTGGAAGACTTTATATCTCTGTGAATAATAGACGGAACTGCATAATTGTGAAGATATTCTATTCCCCGGGAAGCATCCAAAGCAATTTTGATCCTCATTTTCCAATTATTCAATACACTGCTTTCCTTCTCCACATTGTTCTTTGCATGCAAATGATCATACAATGCCCCATTCTTCATGTACTCATACACCAAGAGCCTCTCATCTTTCTCTTCACAGAACCCAACTAGCCCAACAAGGTGCTTATGGTGCAGGCGCGACAAGAAGGCCAATTCAGACTCAAATGCACTCTCTTTCTCTTGAAACTTCTTCATCTTGGACCCGGTTTCACCCCTCTTGATTGCCACCTCACGACCCTCCGCGAGCTTGCCTTTGTACACAACACCAAAGCTTCCAGAACCAATCTTGTTTTCAAGTGAGAAATTGTTGGTGGCAGCCACAAGCTCTGCTAGAGTGAACTCCTCAGCCCTGTCTGGATGCTTTGTTGATGAGGTTCCACTCCTCTGCCGCCTCATTATTATTGAAGTCTGACGCATAATCATAGATGATATCGAAGAATTGCTATTATTAGAAGCACCCCCACCACTCGAGCCACTGCTTCCTCTTGTGATTGTAGGCTGCACAGAATTGTGTACTTTCTTCTTCCCAAAACAAACTCCACTCCACAAGCAATGAACTATTGTGCATATTCCAGCAAAAGCTCCCACTGAACCAATAATAGCAAAAGCCAATAACCCCCTTGTCAAGGTTTTCGATCGAGTTGATGATGGTGGGGGTGGTGATGGCGGTGGCGGTGGCGGTGGCGGCGGAGACTgggatggtggtggtggtgttggcAGCAGGGGAGGCGGCGCTGTTGTTTGAGGCCTACATGTCATTGGCTTACAAATGTTACCAGAACCAGAACATAGAGTTTGAGAATCAACATATGAACCACACTCTGCACAAGAAAATGAAACACAAGGCCCTGGAAGAACACGAGGCAATGGAAGCTCAAACCTCGAACTATTAGAGTAATTAGACCAACCAGGACCCCAACACACCACTTTCAAATTGTTCGTTGTCAATCCACAAACAAAGTTAGAACCAGAAACAATTACCTCAAAGGAAACTCCTTCTGTAACATTATTTACAGAGAATTGTCCATTGCCACCCCAACACACAACCCAACCATTCGACCCTCTAATAGCACAACCATGCTCAGCACCAAGTGCCAACCCTGAATACTCAAAAGCCCCACCTCGAGGAAAATCAAGTTGCCCAGAACACACCAAAAACCCCGTTGAGTTCAACCCACAAATATTCGAACCACCTGCGACGAGACTCAACATGGACATGTTCCCAAACGAATTTTCAATCTGTTGCGCAACGTTGGTGTCTCCCCAACACCGAACCTTAGAACCATTCTTCAAAATTCCGCAAGAGAAGCCCGACCCAGATGAAATTGAAGCGAATTGATCAGACCCAGATGGATTTCGAAACGTGTCACCGGTTCTCCAGCACCGCACCGTGCCATCACCCACCGCGGTGGCGCAAACGTGGGTGTCCCCGACGGCGAGATTCTCCAATGGAACAGAACTTTTGTTGTAAAGCCTTCTCATTTCGAAGGAAGAGTTTGTGTTCCAGCAAAGTAGATTGGAGTTGCTGGACATTATGCCGCAGAAGTAGTTTCTCCCACCGGAAATCGACGAAAAATTAACGTTGGGAGCGATGGGAACTACCTGCCCCTGACGGTAACACTCAATGCGGCGCGTGGACTCGGATGCTACGACGGCGCAGACGGTGGCAGAGGCATCGGAGAGGGCCAGGGTGGTGCCGGAGCCAAAACCATGGGATGAAGGTACCAGAGAGAGAATAAGTACGACGGCGGCGACGGCGACGGCGAGACAGAGGTTAACGGAGGA
This region includes:
- the LOC114381905 gene encoding putative serine/threonine-protein kinase-like protein CCR3, with the translated sequence MKTSPSSVNLCLAVAVAAVVLILSLVPSSHGFGSGTTLALSDASATVCAVVASESTRRIECYRQGQVVPIAPNVNFSSISGGRNYFCGIMSSNSNLLCWNTNSSFEMRRLYNKSSVPLENLAVGDTHVCATAVGDGTVRCWRTGDTFRNPSGSDQFASISSGSGFSCGILKNGSKVRCWGDTNVAQQIENSFGNMSMLSLVAGGSNICGLNSTGFLVCSGQLDFPRGGAFEYSGLALGAEHGCAIRGSNGWVVCWGGNGQFSVNNVTEGVSFEVIVSGSNFVCGLTTNNLKVVCWGPGWSNYSNSSRFELPLPRVLPGPCVSFSCAECGSYVDSQTLCSGSGNICKPMTCRPQTTAPPPLLPTPPPPSQSPPPPPPPPPSPPPPSSTRSKTLTRGLLAFAIIGSVGAFAGICTIVHCLWSGVCFGKKKVHNSVQPTITRGSSGSSGGGASNNSNSSISSMIMRQTSIIMRRQRSGTSSTKHPDRAEEFTLAELVAATNNFSLENKIGSGSFGVVYKGKLAEGREVAIKRGETGSKMKKFQEKESAFESELAFLSRLHHKHLVGLVGFCEEKDERLLVYEYMKNGALYDHLHAKNNVEKESSVLNNWKMRIKIALDASRGIEYLHNYAVPSIIHRDIKSSNILLDATWTARVSDFGLSLMSPEPDRDHRPMKAAGTVGYIDPEYYGLNVLTAKSDVYGLGVVLLELLTGKRAIFKYGEDGGTPLSVVDFAVPAILAGELVKILDPRVGPPDVNEAEAVELVAYTAIHCVNLEGKDRPTMADIVANLERALAICESSHDSTSSGTISVVSE